From Pararhodobacter zhoushanensis, the proteins below share one genomic window:
- a CDS encoding holin family protein, translated as MGLVRALFSRGGAAELGRVGVEVAEVFRPNATRQLELGHNAYAAAQASYASEFRRAPGGWFDGLVNGLNRLPRPILALATPALFGYAMVDPSGFSVRMQGLQAVPEPLWWLLGAVVAFYFGARETHYMRGGRTVAPEPVAGPLPTETPTAASENPALADWRAARDGD; from the coding sequence ATGGGACTGGTGCGCGCGCTGTTTTCACGCGGTGGCGCGGCGGAACTGGGGCGTGTCGGCGTTGAGGTGGCCGAGGTTTTTCGCCCCAACGCGACACGCCAGCTTGAGCTGGGTCATAACGCTTATGCTGCCGCGCAAGCGTCCTATGCCAGCGAGTTTCGCCGCGCGCCGGGGGGATGGTTCGACGGGTTGGTCAACGGGCTGAACCGCCTGCCGCGCCCGATCCTGGCGCTGGCGACCCCGGCACTGTTTGGCTACGCGATGGTTGATCCGTCTGGGTTTTCTGTGCGGATGCAGGGTCTACAGGCGGTGCCGGAACCGTTGTGGTGGCTGCTCGGCGCGGTGGTGGCCTTTTACTTCGGCGCGCGCGAGACGCATTATATGCGCGGCGGTCGAACAGTGGCACCAGAGCCGGTCGCCGGACCATTACCGACAGAGACGCCGACCGCCGCTTCCGAAAATCCGGCGCTCGCAGATTGGCGGGCGGCGCGCGATGGCGACTAG
- a CDS encoding holin-associated N-acetylmuramidase, protein MRDVRELAEEIVAREGGFVNDPSDPGGATNFGVTIHTMRRMGLDLTGDGQVSETDVRALTRGQAVEIFLEHYYQRPGIAGLPEVLQPPVFDMYVNAGSNAVRILQRLLVAMGYDVAVDGAIGPQTRRAAEAAAQIAPDHIADAYGIARRDYYYALADRRPASRRYARRRDGGKGGWILRAETFLSPRYRLSEAQHQARVAAWG, encoded by the coding sequence ATGCGCGATGTGCGCGAGCTGGCCGAAGAGATCGTCGCCCGTGAGGGTGGCTTTGTGAATGATCCGTCCGATCCGGGCGGCGCGACCAATTTCGGTGTCACAATCCACACAATGCGGCGGATGGGGCTGGATCTGACCGGCGACGGGCAGGTGAGCGAGACCGATGTCCGCGCGCTGACCCGTGGGCAGGCGGTCGAGATCTTCCTTGAACACTACTACCAGCGCCCCGGCATTGCCGGCTTGCCCGAGGTGCTGCAACCTCCGGTCTTCGACATGTATGTCAATGCCGGGTCCAACGCGGTGCGCATTTTGCAACGGCTGCTGGTGGCGATGGGCTATGACGTGGCGGTGGACGGTGCCATCGGGCCGCAGACCCGCCGCGCGGCCGAGGCGGCGGCACAGATCGCGCCCGACCATATCGCCGATGCCTACGGGATTGCCCGGCGCGACTATTACTACGCGCTGGCCGACCGTCGCCCGGCCTCGCGCCGCTATGCGCGACGGCGCGACGGCGGCAAAGGCGGCTGGATCCTGCGGGCCGAAACGTTCCTCTCACCGCGCTACCGCCTGAGCGAGGCGCAACATCAGGCGAGGGTGGCAGCATGGGGGTGA
- the ccmE gene encoding cytochrome c maturation protein CcmE → MKSLKKQRRVQIITVAVVALALSTVLIGYAMRDGINYFRSPSQVRADPPSPSEVFRLGGMVAEGSLQRGQGELISFTVTDFCATVSVTYRGILPDLFGENEGTVATGRLVGDVFEASEILAKHDETYMPREVAAAMGAEGSPNAAAAGENPECEYHGDYATPASNT, encoded by the coding sequence ATGAAGAGCCTGAAAAAGCAACGCCGCGTGCAGATCATCACCGTCGCGGTGGTGGCACTGGCGCTGTCGACGGTGTTGATCGGCTATGCGATGCGCGACGGGATCAACTATTTCCGCTCGCCCAGTCAGGTCCGCGCCGATCCGCCGTCGCCAAGCGAGGTGTTCCGGCTGGGTGGCATGGTCGCCGAAGGCTCGCTCCAGCGCGGGCAGGGTGAGCTGATCAGCTTTACCGTTACCGATTTCTGCGCGACCGTCTCCGTGACCTATCGCGGCATCCTGCCCGACCTCTTTGGCGAAAACGAGGGCACCGTCGCGACGGGGCGTCTGGTCGGCGATGTGTTCGAGGCCAGCGAGATCCTCGCCAAGCATGACGAGACCTACATGCCACGCGAAGTTGCCGCTGCAATGGGGGCCGAGGGCAGTCCGAACGCGGCAGCGGCGGGCGAGAACCCGGAGTGCGAATACCATGGCGACTACGCAACGCCCGCTTCCAACACCTGA
- a CDS encoding glutamate racemase codes for MAVGVFDSGLGGLTVLDALVRKLPDVPFVYFGDNANTPYGVRDADDIYNLTTQGVQRLFDEGCDLVILACNTASAAALRRMQDGWIPEGKRVLGVFVPLIEALTERQWGDNSPPREVAVQHVALFATPATVASRAFQRELAFRAIGVDVEAQPCGGVVDAIEQGDMILAEALVHSHVEALHRRMPKPEAAVLGCTHYPLMEDAFRAALGPDVQVYSQPELVAASLADYLARHPELIGPGTESTFLTTGEPVAVGHKATLFLRRRIPFRAA; via the coding sequence ATGGCAGTTGGCGTCTTCGATTCGGGTCTCGGTGGTCTGACCGTTCTCGATGCACTGGTGCGCAAGCTGCCCGACGTGCCCTTTGTTTATTTCGGTGACAACGCCAACACGCCCTACGGCGTGCGCGATGCCGATGACATCTACAATCTGACCACGCAGGGCGTGCAGCGCCTGTTTGATGAGGGCTGCGATCTGGTGATCCTTGCGTGCAACACCGCCTCGGCGGCGGCGCTGCGGCGCATGCAGGACGGCTGGATCCCTGAGGGCAAGCGCGTGCTGGGCGTGTTCGTTCCGCTGATCGAGGCGCTGACCGAGCGCCAGTGGGGCGACAACTCGCCGCCGCGCGAAGTCGCCGTGCAGCATGTGGCGCTGTTCGCCACCCCCGCGACCGTCGCCAGCCGCGCCTTCCAGCGCGAACTGGCCTTCCGCGCGATCGGCGTCGATGTCGAGGCACAGCCTTGCGGCGGCGTGGTCGATGCGATCGAGCAGGGCGACATGATCCTTGCCGAAGCGCTGGTGCACAGCCACGTCGAGGCGTTGCACCGCCGCATGCCCAAGCCCGAGGCCGCCGTGCTGGGCTGCACGCATTACCCGCTGATGGAAGACGCCTTCCGCGCCGCTTTGGGCCCCGATGTGCAGGTCTACTCGCAGCCCGAACTGGTCGCCGCCAGCCTCGCCGATTACCTCGCGCGCCACCCCGAGCTGATCGGGCCGGGCACCGAAAGCACGTTCCTCACCACCGGCGAACCCGTCGCCGTGGGCCACAAAGCCACGCTGTTCCTGCGCCGCCGCATTCCGTTCCGCGCCGCGTGA
- a CDS encoding lysophospholipid acyltransferase family protein has product MSLAILDAPEPLRRPSLPLRDGTREITYAHSASTKPGRLLIRSIENATGRLALMRRAAGYQDDIAQGRDFWRVMMERFGLRLDVIKGSLGEIPSKGPLVLVANHPFGILDGLVMGHILSAVRGGDFRIIAHQVFQRAEDVNRVILPIDFSGTRAAQAANIACRAEAIRYLQGGGAVGIFPGGTVATGAKPFESAMDPVWRGFTAKMIAKSGATVVPIWFEGENSRLFQLTSHLSYTLRMGLLVREFATRTDGPVRLAVGRPIPSEELVTQARDSKQVMDFLRRKTYELSPKALDPARMGYEFEEQYRR; this is encoded by the coding sequence ATGTCCCTTGCGATTCTCGATGCTCCCGAACCCTTGCGCCGCCCGTCGCTGCCGCTGCGTGACGGCACCCGCGAGATCACCTACGCCCATTCGGCCAGCACCAAGCCGGGCCGACTTCTGATCCGCTCGATCGAGAACGCCACCGGGCGGCTGGCGCTGATGCGCCGCGCGGCGGGGTATCAGGACGACATCGCGCAGGGCCGGGATTTCTGGCGGGTGATGATGGAGCGTTTCGGGCTGCGGCTGGATGTCATCAAGGGCTCGCTGGGCGAGATACCGTCCAAAGGCCCGCTGGTGCTGGTCGCCAACCACCCGTTCGGCATCCTTGACGGGTTGGTCATGGGCCATATCCTGTCCGCCGTGCGGGGCGGCGATTTCCGCATCATCGCGCATCAGGTGTTTCAGCGCGCCGAGGATGTGAACCGGGTGATCCTGCCCATCGACTTCTCGGGCACCCGCGCGGCGCAGGCCGCCAACATCGCCTGCCGCGCCGAGGCCATCCGCTATCTGCAGGGCGGCGGGGCGGTGGGGATCTTTCCGGGCGGCACCGTGGCGACGGGGGCCAAGCCGTTTGAAAGCGCGATGGACCCGGTCTGGCGCGGCTTCACCGCCAAGATGATCGCCAAATCCGGGGCAACCGTCGTGCCGATCTGGTTCGAGGGGGAGAATTCGCGCCTGTTCCAGCTGACCAGCCACCTCAGCTATACCCTGCGCATGGGCCTGCTGGTGCGCGAATTTGCCACCCGGACGGACGGTCCGGTGCGGCTGGCCGTAGGGCGGCCGATCCCGTCAGAGGAACTGGTCACACAGGCGCGAGACTCCAAACAGGTGATGGATTTCCTGCGGCGCAAGACGTATGAATTGTCGCCGAAAGCCTTGGATCCTGCCCGCATGGGGTATGAGTTCGAGGAGCAATATCGGCGATAG
- a CDS encoding indolepyruvate ferredoxin oxidoreductase family protein gives MGKQTVSLNDRFDLEKSPVLLNGTQALVRLMLQQAARDKAAGMNTAGYVTGYRGSPLGAVDLQMAKAKPFLDAAHVTFQEGLNEDLAATAIWGTQQAELRGEGKYDGVFCLWYGKGPGVDRSGDVMKHGNMAGSSAKGGVIMAMGDDHTGESSTVLHQSDWAMVDAYMPIVSPAGVQEILDYGHYAYELSRFSGLWVGLKTMKDTVEATAVVDANPHRLSFVRPDFKMPDGGLNIRLQDTPVAQEARMIDYKRFAAEAFSRANKMDKRVWGRAGAKIGLVASGKNWLDLVHALGLLGLDAEECERLGITTYKVGQPWPLDMETFHDWADGLDLIIVVEEKRKLIEVQVKETLFDDRNGRRVYGWHKGDTWEHGRQVELFPTRYALDPVMIAEKLGEILIEEGRDTDAIKTGLTRLGEARRADNARDIAARVPYFCSGCPHNSSTKVPDGSRAYAGIGCHYMVQWMDRSTLGFTHMGGEGANWIGESQFSTRKHVFQNLGDGTYNHSGLQAIRAAIAAKTTITYKILFNDAVAMTGGQKNEGGLTADHIAHEIHAMGVKPIVLVYDAKEDIDFAKFPAGIEKFERAELPTVQKRMAETPGVSAIIYVQTCAAEKRRRRKRGEFPDIDKRVFINTDVCEGCGDCGVQSNCVSIVPVETELGRKRGIDQSSCNKDFSCVKGFCPSFVTLQGATVKKSPTRALDLPDLPLAELPVIKGTHNVIITGVGGTGVVTVGAVLAQAAQIDGMGAGMMEMAGLAQKGGAVHIHLRLANKPEDISAVRVAVGEAHAVIGGDLVVTAGAKTIGLMATGQTGAVVNSHDIVTGDFTRNTEFRIPVNDLEVSLEARLRDRLALFDASELARVALGDSIYSNMMVLGGAWQKGLIPLSLEAIQEAIRLNKAAVDRNLRAFDIGRWAVLHPDEAAKVIQPESFSTVPVDPIAYREARLVEYQGKRLAKRFRKQVDAIEDRALREAVAKGYFKLLAYKDEYEVARMHLSSAAKARETFDGDFAMTFHLAPPLLTGKDAQGRPKKREFGAWMLNGFALLARMKGLRGTPLDPFGYSVERKMERSLIKQFEGDLATVLPKLTAQTRDAVMELALLPLSIRGYGPVKEAAAKAAAKRREELLATIAAGGTPTRMAAE, from the coding sequence ATGGGTAAGCAGACAGTATCTCTGAACGATAGGTTTGACCTCGAAAAGTCGCCGGTTCTGTTGAACGGCACCCAGGCGCTGGTCCGCCTCATGCTGCAGCAAGCCGCACGGGACAAAGCCGCTGGAATGAACACGGCTGGTTATGTGACGGGCTACCGTGGCTCGCCGCTGGGCGCCGTCGATCTGCAGATGGCCAAGGCAAAACCCTTCCTTGATGCTGCCCATGTCACGTTTCAGGAAGGCCTGAACGAAGACCTCGCCGCAACCGCCATCTGGGGCACCCAGCAGGCCGAGCTGCGCGGCGAGGGCAAATATGACGGTGTCTTCTGCCTGTGGTACGGCAAGGGCCCCGGTGTGGACCGCTCGGGCGACGTGATGAAGCACGGCAACATGGCCGGGAGCAGCGCCAAGGGCGGCGTGATCATGGCGATGGGCGATGACCACACCGGTGAATCCTCGACCGTCCTGCACCAGTCCGATTGGGCGATGGTTGATGCCTATATGCCGATCGTGTCGCCGGCGGGCGTGCAGGAGATCCTTGACTACGGTCACTATGCCTATGAACTCAGCCGGTTTTCCGGGCTATGGGTGGGCCTGAAAACGATGAAGGACACGGTTGAAGCCACGGCTGTTGTCGACGCCAACCCCCACCGGCTCAGCTTTGTGCGTCCCGACTTCAAGATGCCCGACGGCGGGCTGAACATCCGCCTGCAGGACACGCCCGTCGCCCAAGAGGCACGGATGATCGACTACAAGCGCTTTGCCGCCGAGGCCTTCTCGCGCGCGAACAAGATGGACAAGCGGGTCTGGGGCCGGGCCGGGGCCAAGATCGGTCTGGTCGCCTCGGGCAAGAACTGGCTGGATCTGGTGCACGCGCTGGGTCTGCTGGGGCTGGACGCCGAGGAATGCGAGCGGCTGGGCATCACCACCTACAAGGTCGGCCAACCGTGGCCGCTGGACATGGAGACGTTCCACGACTGGGCTGACGGGCTCGATCTGATCATCGTGGTCGAGGAAAAGCGCAAACTGATCGAGGTGCAGGTCAAGGAGACGCTGTTCGATGACCGCAACGGTCGGCGCGTCTATGGCTGGCACAAGGGCGATACGTGGGAGCATGGCCGTCAGGTCGAACTGTTCCCGACGCGCTATGCGCTTGATCCGGTGATGATCGCGGAAAAGCTGGGCGAGATCCTGATCGAAGAGGGCCGTGATACCGACGCGATCAAGACCGGCCTGACCCGTCTGGGCGAAGCCCGCCGCGCCGACAACGCCCGCGATATCGCGGCGCGGGTGCCGTATTTCTGTTCGGGCTGCCCGCATAACTCGTCGACCAAAGTGCCCGACGGCAGCCGTGCCTATGCCGGGATCGGCTGTCACTACATGGTGCAGTGGATGGACCGCTCGACGCTGGGTTTCACCCATATGGGCGGTGAAGGGGCGAACTGGATCGGTGAGAGCCAGTTCTCAACCCGCAAGCATGTGTTCCAGAACCTTGGCGACGGCACCTATAACCACTCGGGCCTGCAGGCGATCCGGGCGGCCATCGCCGCGAAGACGACAATCACCTACAAGATCCTGTTCAACGACGCCGTCGCCATGACCGGCGGGCAAAAGAACGAGGGCGGGCTGACCGCCGACCACATCGCGCATGAGATCCACGCGATGGGCGTAAAGCCGATCGTGCTGGTCTACGACGCCAAGGAAGACATTGATTTCGCCAAGTTTCCGGCCGGGATCGAGAAATTCGAGCGCGCCGAGCTGCCGACCGTGCAAAAGCGCATGGCGGAAACGCCGGGCGTTTCAGCGATCATCTACGTGCAGACCTGCGCCGCCGAAAAACGCCGCCGTCGCAAGCGCGGCGAGTTCCCGGATATCGACAAGCGCGTGTTCATCAACACCGATGTCTGCGAGGGCTGCGGCGATTGTGGCGTGCAGTCGAACTGTGTTTCCATCGTGCCGGTCGAGACCGAGCTAGGCCGCAAGCGCGGCATCGACCAGTCGTCGTGCAACAAGGATTTCAGCTGCGTCAAAGGCTTCTGCCCGTCCTTTGTCACGCTGCAAGGCGCGACGGTGAAGAAATCGCCGACCCGCGCGCTGGATCTGCCGGACCTGCCGCTGGCCGAGCTGCCAGTGATCAAGGGCACGCATAACGTCATCATCACCGGCGTCGGTGGTACGGGCGTGGTGACCGTCGGGGCCGTACTGGCGCAGGCGGCGCAGATCGACGGCATGGGTGCCGGCATGATGGAGATGGCGGGGCTGGCCCAGAAAGGCGGCGCGGTGCACATCCACCTGCGTCTGGCGAACAAGCCCGAGGATATCAGCGCCGTGCGCGTCGCCGTGGGCGAAGCCCACGCGGTGATTGGCGGCGATCTGGTGGTGACGGCGGGGGCCAAGACGATTGGCCTGATGGCGACGGGCCAGACGGGCGCTGTGGTCAACAGCCATGATATCGTCACCGGCGACTTCACCCGCAACACCGAATTCCGTATTCCGGTCAATGATCTGGAGGTCTCTCTTGAGGCGCGGCTGCGCGACCGGCTGGCGCTGTTCGATGCCTCGGAACTGGCGCGGGTGGCGCTGGGGGATTCCATCTATTCCAACATGATGGTGTTGGGCGGTGCCTGGCAGAAAGGCCTGATCCCGCTCAGCCTTGAGGCCATTCAAGAGGCGATCCGCCTGAACAAGGCCGCTGTGGACCGCAACCTGCGCGCCTTTGACATTGGCCGTTGGGCGGTGCTGCACCCCGACGAGGCGGCCAAGGTCATCCAGCCCGAGAGTTTTTCCACGGTTCCGGTTGATCCGATCGCATACCGTGAGGCCCGGCTGGTCGAGTATCAGGGCAAGCGGCTGGCCAAACGTTTCCGCAAGCAGGTCGATGCCATCGAGGATCGCGCGCTGCGCGAGGCGGTGGCCAAGGGCTATTTCAAGCTGCTGGCCTACAAGGACGAATACGAGGTCGCGCGCATGCACCTGTCCTCGGCCGCCAAGGCGCGCGAGACGTTTGACGGCGATTTCGCGATGACCTTCCATCTGGCCCCGCCGCTTTTGACCGGCAAGGATGCGCAGGGGCGTCCGAAGAAGCGCGAGTTCGGCGCGTGGATGCTGAATGGCTTTGCGCTGCTGGCCCGGATGAAAGGCCTGCGCGGCACGCCGCTCGATCCTTTCGGCTATTCGGTTGAGCGCAAGATGGAACGCAGCCTTATCAAGCAGTTCGAGGGCGATCTTGCGACGGTTCTGCCCAAGCTGACTGCGCAGACCCGCGATGCGGTGATGGAGCTTGCGCTGCTGCCGCTGTCGATCCGTGGTTACGGACCGGTCAAGGAGGCCGCCGCCAAGGCTGCCGCCAAACGCCGTGAGGAACTGCTGGCAACCATCGCTGCCGGCGGTACGCCGACGCGCATGGCCGCTGAATGA
- a CDS encoding LysR family transcriptional regulator has product MDWDKLRIFHAVADAGSLTHAGDTLGLSQSAVSRQIRGLEEGLGSTLFHRHARGLILTEQGELLFDATRAMTKRLDTAAARIRDSEEEAYGELRVTTTTAFGTLWLAPRLPTLYAKYPEMKIDLMLEERVLDLPMREADVAIRMKEPSQADLIRKRLMSVRMRLYASTEYLRQNGTPQSLPEMSDHRLVCQHANANQVAAGAALVRELMTHAIRTTFTVNNYFGVLQAVINHLGIGVLPDYLTEDFPQLVRVLPDVESAEVPVFLAYPEELRHSKRVSAFRDFVLEGVIAYRRNRSNINSE; this is encoded by the coding sequence ATGGACTGGGACAAGCTCAGAATCTTCCACGCGGTGGCCGATGCCGGCAGCCTGACCCATGCTGGCGATACGCTGGGGCTGAGCCAGTCGGCTGTCAGCCGCCAGATCCGCGGCCTTGAAGAAGGTTTGGGGTCGACCCTGTTCCACCGCCACGCGCGGGGGTTGATTCTGACCGAACAGGGCGAGCTGCTGTTCGACGCCACCCGCGCGATGACCAAACGGCTGGATACCGCCGCCGCGCGCATCCGCGACAGCGAGGAAGAGGCCTATGGCGAGCTGCGGGTGACCACCACCACGGCCTTTGGGACGCTCTGGCTGGCCCCGCGCCTGCCGACGCTCTATGCCAAGTACCCTGAGATGAAGATCGACCTGATGCTGGAAGAGCGCGTGCTCGACCTGCCCATGCGCGAAGCCGACGTGGCGATCCGCATGAAAGAGCCCAGTCAGGCCGACCTGATCCGCAAGCGGCTGATGTCGGTGCGCATGCGGCTGTACGCATCGACCGAATACCTGCGCCAGAACGGCACGCCGCAAAGCCTGCCCGAGATGTCCGACCACCGGCTCGTCTGCCAGCACGCGAACGCCAATCAGGTCGCCGCGGGCGCGGCATTGGTGCGCGAGCTGATGACCCATGCAATCAGGACAACCTTTACCGTCAATAACTATTTTGGCGTCCTGCAGGCGGTGATCAATCATCTGGGCATCGGCGTGCTGCCGGACTACCTGACCGAAGACTTCCCGCAACTGGTACGCGTCCTGCCCGATGTCGAAAGTGCTGAGGTTCCGGTGTTCCTCGCCTATCCCGAAGAGCTGCGGCACTCCAAGCGCGTCTCGGCCTTTCGGGACTTCGTGCTTGAAGGCGTGATCGCCTATCGGCGCAACCGTTCGAACATTAACAGCGAGTAA
- a CDS encoding RNA polymerase sigma factor: MTIEALARVLAEDRGRLMAALVAQFRDFDLAEEALSEATEAALTHWGRSGVPDQPRAWLLTVARRKALDRLRRVQRAGAASPTVALLAEEFSSADTPEIPDERLRLIFTCCHPALDPKSRVALTLRTLGGLATVEIARAFLDSETAMGQRLSRTKAKIARAGIPFVVPGPADWAARLESVLTVIYLIFNEGYAVTAGHAPVRVDLCAEAIFLARMLNEQRPREPEVQGLLALMLLTDARRAARLDAGALVPLDAQDRSVWDRGQIGEGEALIEQALTRRAPGPFQIKAAIAALHLGDPVDRAQVLLLYESLLRFEPTPVVRLNRAVALSEVGAPEAALAQVETLAVVLATYQPFHAAHAALLSRTGRLKKAAQAYVRAINLSGNEAETAFLRARLADLEGDLTKKEAEQSSAQVQQGGEGT, translated from the coding sequence ATGACAATAGAGGCACTGGCACGCGTGCTGGCCGAAGACCGGGGGCGGCTGATGGCCGCCCTCGTCGCGCAGTTCCGCGACTTTGATCTTGCCGAAGAGGCGCTGTCCGAGGCAACGGAAGCGGCGCTCACGCATTGGGGCCGGTCGGGCGTACCCGACCAGCCCCGTGCATGGCTGCTCACCGTGGCGCGGCGCAAGGCGCTGGACCGCTTGCGGCGCGTTCAGCGTGCCGGGGCGGCGTCGCCGACAGTGGCGCTGCTGGCCGAAGAGTTCAGCAGCGCCGACACGCCCGAGATCCCCGACGAACGCCTGCGGCTTATCTTCACCTGCTGCCACCCGGCGCTGGACCCCAAAAGCCGTGTCGCACTGACCCTGCGCACGCTGGGCGGGCTGGCGACGGTCGAAATCGCCCGCGCGTTTCTGGACAGTGAGACGGCGATGGGCCAGCGTCTGAGCCGCACCAAAGCCAAGATCGCGCGGGCCGGGATTCCCTTCGTGGTGCCGGGGCCTGCGGATTGGGCGGCGCGGCTTGAGTCCGTGCTGACGGTTATCTATCTGATTTTCAACGAAGGTTACGCGGTCACCGCCGGTCATGCGCCGGTGCGGGTGGATCTGTGTGCCGAGGCGATCTTTCTGGCGAGGATGCTGAATGAGCAACGCCCCCGCGAGCCCGAGGTGCAGGGGCTTCTGGCGCTGATGCTGCTGACCGATGCGCGCCGCGCCGCGCGGCTTGATGCGGGCGCGCTGGTGCCGCTGGACGCGCAGGACCGCAGCGTGTGGGACCGAGGGCAGATCGGCGAAGGCGAGGCGCTGATCGAACAGGCGCTGACCCGGCGCGCGCCGGGGCCGTTCCAGATCAAGGCTGCCATCGCCGCGCTGCATCTGGGCGATCCGGTCGACCGGGCGCAGGTGCTGTTGCTCTATGAGTCCCTCTTGCGGTTCGAGCCGACGCCTGTGGTGCGTCTGAACCGCGCCGTGGCGCTGTCCGAGGTCGGCGCGCCCGAGGCGGCGCTCGCGCAGGTTGAGACTTTGGCGGTTGTTCTTGCCACGTATCAGCCGTTTCACGCCGCGCATGCTGCGCTGCTTTCGCGCACCGGACGCCTGAAAAAAGCGGCACAAGCGTATGTGCGTGCGATCAATCTGTCGGGGAATGAGGCGGAAACTGCCTTTTTGCGCGCACGGTTAGCGGATCTGGAAGGCGATTTGACAAAAAAAGAGGCCGAGCAAAGCTCGGCCCAAGTCCAACAGGGAGGTGAAGGTACATGA
- a CDS encoding YciI family protein — MKYIALIYYDPAQVPQSGASMNDAYFDLNRRAVEAGVLVAGDALHPPATATTLRVRGGRTETMDGPFADTKEQLGGYYIFDCPDLDAALAWAAQIPSAQVGAIEVRPLVVFE; from the coding sequence ATGAAATACATTGCCCTCATCTATTATGATCCCGCTCAGGTTCCGCAATCGGGCGCGTCGATGAACGACGCGTATTTTGACCTGAACCGCCGCGCCGTCGAGGCCGGTGTTCTGGTCGCCGGGGACGCGCTGCACCCGCCCGCCACGGCCACCACGCTGCGCGTGCGCGGCGGACGGACCGAGACAATGGACGGCCCCTTTGCCGACACCAAAGAGCAGCTCGGCGGTTATTACATCTTTGACTGTCCGGATCTGGATGCGGCGCTGGCCTGGGCGGCGCAGATCCCCTCGGCGCAGGTGGGTGCCATCGAGGTGCGGCCGCTGGTCGTGTTTGAATGA